tatttatttgaattgtgAGTTACTGAACGATATCTTTATGACCTATCAACTACTGAACGATATTTTGATGACCTatcaactttgaaactgtgaatgtgaaatactaatcattagtgtttagtatagtagttgcaaagtttaccggttagattttatatatgctatatgttttttagtaagaggtagatcattttgattgtgtgcacccctgatataaattTACAATGTAcctaaatactcatatttataaataaaaatatatattcctttatgtttatagtaggaggtaaaTCTTTGGGAtaaagtagcccacaggctggagaagtgtgagcacccttgtgctatattatttacatattgaccacaataaatcagaaataaaatatatatcaaatatCATGAAAACGTTTCActccactttattttgaaaaacatgcacctgAATCACCTATCTGCCccgttggcacttgacagataaggagtgcAAGAAAAAGCAGAGAGAAAGCCATTTAAagttaatgcatttgttgttcaagcctgtgaaaacgaccctaatgttgacattattaccgacagtaaatttcaatatttaaataaaaaaaatatgttgccaCAGCGACGCAGCTGCGGCACAAGACAGCGGTggcagtccgcctcccatgcagcccaccaccacaacttcaaaaaatcctaggggaaaccctgccgTGACAAAAGCCAATCATAGTTGACCTTTTCCTGCTCCATTTTCGCTTGTAAGTTGCTGGAGAAGTAAACAGAATGACGAAACACGGAGCTAAATGCGGAGCTGAGAGCAGCGAAATATATGTCGGTTGTGACATGGAGTTATCCTGCAAAGATGAGGCTGTTGTTGAGAAGAAAGTTTCCCTATTGTCGGACGTGTGGCGGTGGTTTGGGTATCTCCAAAGCGATGTGGAGCAAATCAAGCCGATGTGCAAAGTGTATCGGCGGTCGGTAACCGGCAACACAACAAATCTGTGAAAGCATTTGAAGAAGTACCACCCAAGTAATTATGCGAACAGTGCGAAAATGCCAGCGGAGTCTGCACAGCCTGACAATGCTGCCAGCACACGTGAAAGCAGTTCAGCCACTACCAGCTGTGCGGCCACTGGACCAAAGAAGCAATCaataattgcaacatttttaacTAATCTCTAGTTTCTTTAATTTTGGTACTGATAATTTAAAACTGGCATGTTAAAAACAATGTACAAAATCTTGATGATAATCTAGGTTGGATGatttagaaaaaatatattgcgataatttttttttgctatattGCACAACCCTAGTACTGAGTCAAAATTTCAAATACAGTTCATGTCCACCTTCAAATGTAAGGTTGATTTAATGTGGGGCTATAGGCAACACAGGGTGGCCTGATACTGCTGGCTCTGAACTGCACTTGGCAATGCCTTTGTACATTAAGATATTGGCATCCTGCTTTTGGATGCTTTTCAACATTGACATTGTGTCCTTGTTGCACTTTTTCCAAAGTTTATTTCATTGCCTTGTTTTTCCGCCATGGAAAATTATAACAAGACCTGTGCCTCCtgtgttgttgtcattttagaAACCACTGCCACTCTGCTgatgtttttcaatttttgaaGCTTAATCCCCCAAAGCTGAGCTTGTTGCAATGTTACATTTAATTTCGGCCATACTGGCATACACAAGCAGTGTGACATAACAGGATTTTGTCATATGAAGGGTTATACTGGGTTTGCATTGACTTGAGTGTGGCACATCTCTCGCAAGTACTGTATGTGGCTTTGTGCTGAATCTCTAATGCTTGTTGTCCTTAACACTTGGGTGTGATTGACGTCAGCTGGGCTTCTCACTGGCCTCCTCTCTTAAACCTGTGTGTGACACTCTACTGAAGAGCCATCATTACAGAGCAAGGTATCTGGCATTGGGCGCAGAGGGACCTTGTTATCGCAGTTAACATGCAACGACCCTGACACCTGTCAGACATCAGCACAGGGATATTTGGGTTTAAGAGTTTCTCTAGAAGTACAGTTTTCAAGGTCTGTGACGTTGTGGCTGCTATGTGCACGTTCCACACACTGTGTTTATGACTGTCTGGGACTTTAAGTAGTGATGTCAATGTTATTGACCTTTTCAATGGTTATAACAATGTGTATGTTtgaatgtaatatatttttgaatgtgATATGTATCTATAAAATTATTCTGatttttgtctctctctgtctagATCCGCTACATTTCTCAGACACAAGGTTTGCCCGGAGAGCAATTATTGAATGCAGGGACAAAGACAACACGTTTCTTTTGCAGAGAGTCTGACTCACCTTATGCATCTTGGAGACTAAAGGTGAGAAGCTTTAATACGCCTCATACATGTTTTCGGTCATACGATAAAACGGCTCAACTCTTAAACACGACCAAGAGTTTGGAAGTTGTTACTAAACTTAAGCTCTGATGTCTTCACAGTCTACAGATGAGCATGAGGCAGAGACGGGAATGAAATCAAAGGAAGCAAGGAAGTACATCTTCAGCTGTTTGGATGACATAGTGCATGTATGTACCACTCTTTTCACTTCTAATAGGAGTTTCAAGGAAGTTCATCAGCAGATGTTTAGAGGATGTGGAAGTGGAGAGAGTGACTGAATCACATCTTGTTAATAGGGGGAGAGAAGACACTTTGTAATGTGAAATTCCCCTCAGTTGaatatgaaatgaaaaagaaacattagattTCAGTCATCCTTTACTGAGAAGACAGGAAACTCCCACACAACCACTGATGTTAGGCCAGGTCTGTTCTTTCCTTCACCAGTTGTTTATTCTCtggaaatatgtacagtatggcaTTACAATAATATTAACATTGCTAAAGCGCACAGTGGTGTTTTAAAAAAGGTGGTTgatttaaatatttgtgttcTAGGTGAACTTGGTGATGAATCTGGAAGGCAGCGACTTGCTCGCAGAGAAGGCAGACCGCCGGGAGTTTGTAGGCCTGCTCAAGAAAATGTTACTGATCGACGCAGATGAGAGGATTGCACCTGCCGAAGCTCTCGGTCACCCCTTTGTGACAATGCAGCACCTGCTCGACTTCCCTCATAGCAACCAGTGAGTCCAACCTCACCTTAGCAGACTTGGCGACATTTTGCACTTGTGTAATTTTGACCTTCTTCACCTCTCTGCCTGTAGTGTCAAGTCATGTTTCCACATCATGGATATTTGCTCCACCCGTCCCAACACGTATGAGACAGCCAGTCGAGGCAAGGGACCCTTTGTCAGACCAGGGGCTGCAACTACTGCAGCCACAGTCAACCATCCCTTCAGCAAAATGACTGTTGTCCACCCTCAAGTAAGCCATCCAGGAAGTGTTTACATCATTACCTTTTATTGTATTCCACAGGGGGAACCGTAGGGATACAGTAAACACAGCTCACAATTTTAGTAAAattttgtatgtatgtaattGTACTCAAGATCTCAACAGCAGCCAAAAAATAGTGTgtataacatttacatttttagccTCATTCAATGTAATTACATATAATAGTTAATTTGACCTCATTAAAATGACTTGTCCTTCTGAAAAACAGTATCATGCAATTGCCTGGTACCCAGTGGAATACCTTGTGGGTAGTCATCTACATTTCAGCCTTATTTTAGgcaattaaaacattaaaaacctaCTACAGATGTCAACCCTCTAATTTTTCCCCAGAAAATTTGCAGAACTCTTGACATCGTCTTCTTGTACATCGTCCCATTTCCTAATAAAAATGCtctgtatatacacagtacatatCGGTCCTAAAATGTACAGTTGTATGCACACTCAATATTTCACACAGTGCACAGGAAAGCCTTTTTTGAGATTTTTTATTACAATAGTTTGGCATCCCTGCAACTATTAAGAACTGTATTTCCCCTGAGCGTAAAGCAATGTTTCccttcagtttcgagttcagtctgtacagtccAGAAAAATATAGATATCATCAATTTCTGCATAGTATTTCAAAACAGGGAGGCAcggaaacatttctgtcccccagtggggcaatgacagaaaataattgagaaccacgtAAGTTAAGAGACATATTCAATGTACGGTCCTGGATGTTGCATTGAACAACctgtgtaaacattttttttaatccttatTGCCTTCATAAATGCAGACTTAACTACCTATCTTACTGTGTTGTAGCTCTGCTGTCATGGCAACATAATAACGTCATGTTGCTGAGGTCATGGCAACGGTGCAAATCTGCGTTGTTGCCGAGGagaaataaagagctgactgttTTGTGGTCAGTGTGGCTTTATGATGCAAAACGCCTCTAAATAGTGTTGCCAGCCTCCAAATCAATTATATCATTAAACATGAAAATGGGGGTCatgaaatgttaacacaatgcAAGGCTGACATTTGCGTTTGAAATACTCGGTACTGTTGTTTAGcctctttttttaaacctgatgaAAGCATGTTGAGTCACATGCCCTGTGCTATTAGGTGGATGCGTTtaaactgtatttatatttaggATTTGTCAggaaaacccaacattttaatCTTTTGACATGCTGGTTGTCTGCTTACACCATGTGCATGAAGCCTGGAACACAAGTAGAAGTTGTTGCAGAACAATGCAGGCCCAGTTCTCAATATTCAATAAATGCCATTATAGCCAGCGTGAGTAGCGAGGCAGAAGCACATGCTTGACATGCAAGCGCCTCtgcaacatttttattgttcTACATTTAACAAGTAACACTTTTAATCTTGTATATACTATTTATTGTTCAATATTTTGCAGTAGATGCTGTTTTGAATGTTtcgtaaggttttttttttgttctttaggCATTAGCACCATCTGCCCCCTCGGTGATGCACCCTGGTATACCATTACAAGCAGGAAGTGGACAGTTCGGCGGCAATGATTCATTTCAGCAGGCACTCATCTTATGTCCCCCAACCATTCAAGGTAGGTTGTctacattttacacttatttagTCCTATTTGTACTTTACTggtctcacatttcagcaaccattgcTATTACAGTTTATATTCTCAAGGTGCAATGGTATAGAAATGACACTTGGTTATGCTTTTGAGTGGTCAGTGTACAGATTGCAAAGCAGGTGTgctccactgaaaatgactcaacacacagccattattgtctaaatagctggcaacacaagtaccAAGACAATTGTGTCTATgtgacagtcaagcatggtggtggtagtgttgGGGTCTGagactgcatgagtgctgctggttctggggagctgcggttgaTTGAGGGAAATATGTAATGGGTGAATAAATGTCTTTAGCTTAAGTATTCTTTCATTTATCCTTGAAGGAATACCCACCAACACTGTGAAACCTGCTGGCTACTCCGTTCGAATGGAGGCATCTGTGCCTCTGGTCACTCAAGCGCCCCCAATCCAGCCCATCCAAATCAGACCAGGAGTTATCACACAGGTACCACAGTTGTATGCAGTTGTATGATGAGCGCCACAAAAATGCTAGGAAGTGAATCTCTGATGAGGTAGAAATGGCTTCTTCATTTTCCTTACACCTAAACAGGCCTGGTCGAACCGTGCGCAGCAGATTTTGGTGCCCACTTGGCAGCAAGTGACTTCAGTGCCCCCACCGGCAACTACTTTGGCATCTGACACGGTGGTGGGGCCGCCGAGAGTGGGAGACTGGGGGTAAGCAAAATTTGAGATATGCTAGCCATACATTCAAATGATAGCCCACTTTTTACGTGAGTTGAAATTATTTAGATAATTTCATATTTACTTGGGTTGTTTCAAAGTATATCATTACCATAAGTTGCTCTTGTGTGGGATTGCTTGCGGTGCAACACACAGGCatgcatgcacactcacacaaagcTGTCTCCCTTGAATATTAATGATTGGTGAGTCATACGAGTGTCCTTTGGGACTGAGACCATTTTGCCAGTAACAGTGCTAAAGGCTTTTGGCTCAAATGTTCTGTTTTCTTGATGCAGGAAAGTGCGTCCCCATGGTAACCATTACAGCTCCATGATTGCCCACCCTCAGCCATTCTTAACCAACCAAATTACTATGCCCGCCCACCAGCCAATAAACATCGGCATTGCACATGTGGTGTGGCCGCAGCCAGCTGCCAACAAAAGAGCAAAGCCTTGTACAAACAGGTATGTCCCCTGCGGTTTATTTCAGTGTGTCTTATGAAAGTATGATGTGGGTCTCCCCTGGGAGGTGCCTGATGACCtgaggcacagcagcttgagaaaaacatTTGTCAAACCTGTTAAGATGACTTCAGTTACATCAAATGCTGAATTATTTAATTTGTAGTTCCTATGGTGAGAGAGTAAACGTCACAAAATATGCTgcagaaaatctgttttttcagGTAGTAGGGATAGGCCCCGGCCGCAttattctctattattattctCTTTGGCTCTGTGTCACACTTgaaaattagaatatcaaacaaaggttatttgatttcaggagttcacATCAACTAAGAGACcaattaaaggctcaggaaTTTTTTTGTAGCCTATTTGCTGATTAGAGTGCAGATGAATAGCTTACAATACggagctttttgacaatttCTCAAATTTTATGAAATAATGAATTTGGGAGATTTCATCACATTTATCAACATTCAATAATTAatcaataataaatcatgctgtttgtggttgaatacaaacTTTTAGTAGTAATGATGTACTAATAGTATTAATAGTAAAAactgttttgcctaaaacattttcaagcttggcttgttttctgttattatgtctctTATATAGGGTCATACGAGTgcaacggtgactataggggagttcggtcatgtctagagggtctatgctcaaactacaaaaatattagatttttaaataaggaatcctactttgcagaaattcacctatTGTGGTCAGGTCTGGATAAACGAGGATCACTCTGTATTTCTGATACAGGTCTTGCATTAAGATTGTTTGTGTGTGCCCAACCAATAATTTAGTGACTGTGCAGTATATTTCATGGTATGATGTGACATGTTTGATGTTTCATAGGGGCAGCAACTTTTCCCAAAACACAAACATCCAAAATTTACCATGCCAGTCCCCAAAGATGGCTGATACAGCAAAGAATGTGGAAGaagcagaggaggaggaagccagATGCCCAGTAGAGGAGCATGCTGTTGTACAGGAGCAAGAAACAGAgcaggcagaggaggaggatgacgacAACTGCTGCAAAGTAGAGCCAGACTGCGAGGAGCATTCGGTTTCGCAAGAGCAGCGGCACGCAATGGTGATCTCTGAGCTAACAAGCCCGTCTGTCAGCGTCATCAGCATCAGTAGTGATGAAGAGGAGGGCACACAAAGGCATTCGATGGGCGAGTGAGTATAAACCACAAGATTCCCTCAACAAAGAGCTGTGGCTCATTTTTAAATTTGTCTTTGTATACCCACAGATGTAAAGGAAGTGCAGATTGTGAGGCCTGTCAGAGCACAGTTAGTATGGACAGAGTCTGTTCTCTCAGCAGCCCCGACAGCACGCTTAGCACCAGCTCTTCAGCCTCAGTGCAGTCCAGCACATCACCATGCAAACATCCAAACAGGTATGACGAACGCAAACAATCACAATAAAGCAACAGACGACATTTTGTCATTCTTGTCAGTGATGTTTTTCTCCCACTCATTCGCTCCTcgtgtacagtatgtctgaTGACGAACAGGAGAGTGGCTGCGACACAGTAGATATCTCGCCCGCCTCCAACGGCAATAACAACAGTCCCTTCCCTGAGCGTCGTTACATTGCAAACAGCAATCAGAACTGCAAGCCTCATGTTGCATGCGTTGCCCTGGAAACCGAGCCCAGCAAGCCAGCCGTGCGTACGGCTGCCGTACCACCAATGAGGCTGCAGAACAACACTGGCGTCAGTGAAACACCTGGCAACACAGGTAATGCTGATCACATGTAGTGTGCTAACCTATCAGTGATGCTTTGAACATTCCAGAGTGTATTGAAATGATTGTTTTTCATCAATTAGATGACTTATTTTGTGCATACTTTGGTGGCGGTGCCCACACAGAAGACCAGCAATGGCTAGGTCATGCGAGCTCAAAAGTCTAGtcaccactgctgctgtctaCTCCACAGGTCACATGGCCTGGGATTACGCCGTCTTAGTCGGCCGCAGAGGTTCTCCCAGGTGATTATGGGTGACCTGACTGAGTTATCTATTCTCATCTCTGGAagggatattttattttctgaCAAAAGTTACTACTCTGATTTCAACCAGACTCTGTTAGCCTTTGTATCTGTGTGGGTGTGAGCTTCATAAAGCTACACATGGCATGTGCGATTTGCCttgaatgaaatattcaagacatGGATGATCAGAAAACATGTTCAGGCTGTCATCAACACATAAATGTTTGAATATCCAATTCAGGAGTTACACACGCCATGAGTAGGATTTGTAACAGCTGTGGCCAGTCGGACATCAATGTCTCTATACTGAATGTTCATTAAGACCCCCTCTCTTTTTATATTCCAAAGTTGGGGTTAGAGGAGGTTCCTCTGTTAGTCCTTCACAGAATATCATACCGTCCTATCACCTTTCATGTCAAAGGCATCACCTCAAACCAGCAACTGCAGCCCCACATAAAAGGGCACAGCTTGCTATTCCAGGGCTACCAGCTATATTTATAGCTGATGATCTGGCCTCACTATAAGCTCTATGAAAGCTTAGTTACCAGCTCCTCTCTGATCCCCCAAACATGTCTATTTATAATCATTCTAGATCATATTCAGAGGACAGATGCTGCCGCGTTTTAAAGATTTGGAGCTGAGCAaacttctaaaatagccaaCAACTGATAAAGCCTCCTGCCACAATTGTTGTTTCATGTCATCTTCATTTAGCATTGACGTGCTTTTGCATTTGAGTCTTGGTAGAAATTAGATTTATGCAAGAAATGAATGTCCTCCTCATCTTCTCTCTTTGTTTCAACAGTCTTGGAGTCTTCATTCCAGTCCAAAGGGCGAGGTGCTTCTGGGCGTCATCATCACCACACTACTCCTCTCCTGAACCGTTCGCAGAAGATCACACCTTCATTCCAGCCCCAACAGCAGCAGCCCATAGGCTTTGGGCAGGTGAGAACTTGCAGCCACATGCTTTACACAACCACACATGACAGAAAAATAATGTTGGCTTGTTTGGAGATTTCCCAGCATAAGCACGAGTTAAGCAAAACAAGCTTGTCGAAGacagaaatatattttagatGAAGTCTGGTGGTGTGCACATTTGTATTCCCTTTTATAGCTTTACTTTCTGTTTAACCGTCTGCAGCACCCTCTAGTGGTGGATACAGACTCTACAGTATGTTATTGAAAACTGATCCGCCTTTTCTCCAGGTCCAACATTTCACTTCCTGCCACCAGGAATGGAACGGCAACTTTGCCCACCGCAGACCGCAGGCCTTCATCCCCCCCACCATGCACGGGCCCGCGTTCACCCTATCACACAGCAGTCCAAACCACTCTGCAGGCCCCCTCCCCCACCTTGGGGGACACCCGCACTCCCAACCCACCTTGTTGTCCTATCCCCCGTCTGGTCCTCTGGTCACGGCAGCCCCCGTGGCCCATCTCTTGGCCTCCCCAGGCGCCTCGCGTCCTGTCCTTCAGCCCACCTACAGTATCTCCCACCCGGCGGGCATCGTGCATCAGGTCACAGTGGGCATCAACCCCCGGCTTTTGCCCTCCCCCACCTTGCATCCACAAGGCCAATTCAAACCCCTCTTCCCCCCACATTCCTACATTGCCTCGCCTGCCTACGCTGGTTTCCCACTCAGCCCCACCAAAATAAACCAATATCCCTACATCTGAGCGTGGGTGCCCAGGTACTCCTCTCACTTCCCGAGGGCTAAGTGTGTGGGGCGAATTCTGTCTTAAATCACAAACAACAtggttttttaattttcaaaaaccATGGCACAACCACAGAGAAAGCAAGCTATTTTTTGAATCATGTCAACTTGGGTGTAATTGAACttcaagctttaaaaaaaaaaaaaagaaagagagaaagagttCCAGTGTTGGAGATGATATAAGGAAATAATGTatgaatgattgaatgaatGAGTAGTTAAACTCACACTTAATgtgttttgcacatttgatATACCTTTGCATTGGATCTTCTACGAATACTCCTCAAAACAGGTAAATAATTGGGGCGGTGTTGAATAGTTTGACGTTGCACCCCCGATCCCAGCTATTTTTCTATATTGCCTTCTTACATGTGCAAGACACATCCACATTTGTAAAGCCATCCCAGTCTCTAACACTAGATTGCCAGATGCACATGTTGTCTACGGTGTATGTTGTACCGCGTTTGGagtatttgtactttttcaGTGTCTTTCGGTGTTCGCAATGTCAAAAGTCAATTAAGCGATTTTAAATAGGGTCGTTCCTCACGCTGCATGTAGTCTTGCATGAGCAAAAAGTGTAAACTGAACGATGCGTAGACGTTgctccttttgtttgtgtcacaagACTCGCTGCATTGTATAACTGTCCCCAGCCATAGTGCCTTACATATTGTTCATGTTACTACTTATATATGACTATATACATGACTATTAATGTACCGGACTGCAGCACTTGAAATTCCAATCGCTCGAtgcatcctgtgtgtgtgtatgtgtgtgtgtgtgtgtgtgtgtgtgggt
The sequence above is a segment of the Dunckerocampus dactyliophorus isolate RoL2022-P2 chromosome 3, RoL_Ddac_1.1, whole genome shotgun sequence genome. Coding sequences within it:
- the hipk3b gene encoding LOW QUALITY PROTEIN: homeodomain-interacting protein kinase 3 (The sequence of the model RefSeq protein was modified relative to this genomic sequence to represent the inferred CDS: substituted 1 base at 1 genomic stop codon), producing MQWIYKSITCSEKPWIIFIXTLCEGMASQVLVYPPHIYQTQTSAFSSVKKLKVEPSSCVYHERAHPRTYLNRRNLGIVHPTKARSFLCQDLTAGAKVVGGPEYPVKTVVVRGVQRQQPGKRGGGSGPAAVQQRQATGVVHKQDKEQQHQTDSASGGSSGATGAGGGGRGEGCSGGGEGGGEEEEEEEGDTEADCGGLNSADSSQRCGQKRKSEELDNRGSTMQIVEELSMLPAMLQTANVGNAAATAPAAVGAGGGPSKQVAGGGAGGCDGDYQVVQHEVLCSLKNTYEVLDFLGRGTFGQVVKCWKRGTGEVVAIKILKNHPSYARQGQIEVGILARLSGENADEHNLVRAFECFQHRSHTCLVFEMLEQNLYDFLKQNKFSPLPLKVIRPVLQQVATALKKLKSMSLIHADLKPENIMLVDPVRQPYRVKVIDFGSASHVSKAVCSTYLQSRYYRAPEIILGLPFCEAIDMWSLGCVIAELFLGWPLYPGALEYDQIRYISQTQGLPGEQLLNAGTKTTRFFCRESDSPYASWRLKSTDEHEAETGMKSKEARKYIFSCLDDIVHVNLVMNLEGSDLLAEKADRREFVGLLKKMLLIDADERIAPAEALGHPFVTMQHLLDFPHSNHVKSCFHIMDICSTRPNTYETASRGKGPFVRPGAATTAATVNHPFSKMTVVHPQALAPSAPSVMHPGIPLQAGSGQFGGNDSFQQALILCPPTIQGIPTNTVKPAGYSVRMEASVPLVTQAPPIQPIQIRPGVITQAWSNRAQQILVPTWQQVTSVPPPATTLASDTVVGPPRVGDWGKVRPHGNHYSSMIAHPQPFLTNQITMPAHQPINIGIAHVVWPQPAANKRAKPCTNRGSNFSQNTNIQNLPCQSPKMADTAKNVEEAEEEEARCPVEEHAVVQEQETEQAEEEDDDNCCKVEPDCEEHSVSQEQRHAMVISELTSPSVSVISISSDEEEGTQRHSMGECKGSADCEACQSTVSMDRVCSLSSPDSTLSTSSSASVQSSTSPCKHPNSMSDDEQESGCDTVDISPASNGNNNSPFPERRYIANSNQNCKPHVACVALETEPSKPAVRTAAVPPMRLQNNTGVSETPGNTVLESSFQSKGRGASGRHHHHTTPLLNRSQKITPSFQPQQQQPIGFGQVQHFTSCHQEWNGNFAHRRPQAFIPPTMHGPAFTLSHSSPNHSAGPLPHLGGHPHSQPTLLSYPPSGPLVTAAPVAHLLASPGASRPVLQPTYSISHPAGIVHQVTVGINPRLLPSPTLHPQGQFKPLFPPHSYIASPAYAGFPLSPTKINQYPYI